GGCGAACGCAAAGGACACCAGCGACACGCAAAGCCCCAGGTACGTCCAGATACGCAGCGGTTCGGTGCTGAAGCTGGTGATGCCCTCAAGGGCAAAATTCCACAGGCGCCAACCATTGAACTTGCTTTCGCCGGCCGCCCGTTCAGGCCTGACGTAGTCCACGTAGGTGGTCCGGAATCCGACCCAGGCAAACAGCCCTTTCATGAAGCGGCGCGACTCAGGCAGGGTTTGCAGGGCCTCGACCACGCAGCGATCCATCAAGCGAAAATCGCCGACATTCTCCGGCAGCTTGTGGTCAGCGATTTTATTGTGCAGCCGGTAGAACCCGTTGGCGGAAACCTGCTTGGCCCAGGAGTCGGAGTCGCGGTTGATCCGATGGCCCAGCACCACTTCGGCACCGTTGCGCCAATGGGCGATCATTTCCAGGATCACTTCGGGAGGGTCTTGCAGATCGACATCGATCGGCACCACCGCCTGGCCACGGGCGGCTTGCAGGCCGGCACTCAACGCCGCCTCCTTGCCGAAGTTGCGGCTCAGGTCGACGACTCGGATGCGCGGATCGGTCTTCTGCCGTTCCAGCAGCAGCATCAATGTGTCGTCCACGCTGCCGTCGTTGACGAACACCAGCTCCAGGCTCACCAGCGCTTCATGGGCAAAGACCTGATCGATCCTGGCCATGAACACATCGATGGACTGGACTTCGTTGTAGACCGGAATGACAAGCGAAAGCGCTAGACGACCTTGCAGATCCGCTCCTGGATATTCAGTCACTTGATGGCTCTTTTTCTTATTAGTGTTTTCAGTCCCATTGGCTTGCGGCCCTAGGCGTCGAAACGTATTAAGCAGGACCTGGCAGGGCAACGCAAGGATCAAACCGGAACTTCAGCGGACTGCATGTTCGCAACATGACTTTTTTCCTACAGAAAGTCGAACACCTGATCCGGGCTCACACCCAGCAATATTTGATAACCAATGGAAACGAATTTCCCGTAGCCAAAACCACCCACTTGGCTAGGCTGGCAGCCACATGTCCAACGCATGTCATGACTGAATGAATCGCAGGGAGCGAACCGATGTATTTTGAAATCTATCGACAGACCCGAGGTACCCCGAGCACCGGAAAAGGCCAATGGCGCTGGCGCTTGAGAGCCGGCAACCACGAAACGATCGCCAGCGGCGAATCTTATATAAACAAGAGTGACTGCCTTCACGTCATCGGGCTGATCAAGAATGTCCAGGGCGAAACGCCTGTAAAGGAGATCTGACAGCGCCGCGTGGGCTCTGTAGGAACTGGCGAAGCCTGCGATCTTTTGATCTTTATCTTGATCTTTCGCTTGAGATTCAACTATCAGAGGAAAGATCGCAGCCTCGTTGCACTCGACAGCTCCTACGCAGTGGCTACACAGCACCGGCGGACGCAACCATGCGAGAGCAATTTCCGGCCATAGGTTCAGCTTTTTTGCTGTAACGAAGGTTTTCAGGCAGGTAGGGTATGCGGACAAAAGCAGGAGGCCGGTGCAATGACTCGATCAATCCATAACCGCGACTGGCTGGTGCGGGCGCCCGAGTCGAGGAAAATGGAGCGCATCGAGGCCTATTTCAGCGGGCATGGCTACACCACCCATCGCCATGACACCTACGCCATCGGGATCACACTTTCCGGCGTGCAAAGCTTCAACTATCGCCACAGCAAACGCCACAGCCAGCCCGGCGGCACCATCGTCCTGCATCCGGACGAGGTGCACAATTGCGAAGCCGGGACGAGCGAGGGGGTTCGCTACGGGATGTTCTACATAGAACCGTCGGTGATCCAGCACGTGCTGGGGGGTAAGCCATTGCCCTTCATCGAAGGAGGATTGTCCAGCGACCCTCGCCTCAATATCGCGACCCGTCGACTATTGAACGGCCTGGATCATCCCCTCGATCCGCTGGAGGAAGAGGACGCCATCTACGATGTGGCCCAGGCACTCGACATCGCGGCCGGCAACCGACGTGGGCGGCGACTGATCGACTACCCAGCGGCGGAGCGTGCCCGCCTGTTCATCCACGATGCCCTCGACCAGGTGATCACACTGGATGACCTGGTGCAGGCAAGCGGCCGGGACCGATGGAGCCTGTCCCGGGATTTCCGGGCGCTGTACGGCACCAGCCCCTATCGCTACATCACCCAGCGTCGCTTGAACGAAGCCCGGCGCCTGGTATTCCACGGCATGCCGTTGAGCGAAGTGGCCCTGGCCTGTGATTTTTTCGATCAGAGCCACATGACCCGGCTGCACACACAGGCCTTTGGTATTTCACCGGCACGCTGGCTGAAAATGCTGCGCTGAAGGCATAAGCTGCGCACGGCAAAAAGCTGCACGATCATCCAATACGCACCCAGGCTCCGACAGTAAGGTACGGCTCACCATCCACCAGAGGAGCATGCCTCGATGACCCACTACGCCCCCATCAACTTCGCTCAGAAATACGCACTGTTCCACGAACAATGGGCACCGAAAGTCGTGGCCGAAATGAATGACTACCAATTCAAGATCGTCCGGCTCGAAGGCGAATTCATCTGGCACACCCACGCCGATACGGATGAAACCTTCATCGTGCTGGAGGGCGAGTTGCGTATCGACTTTCGCGACGGTGCGGTGACCCTAGGGCCGGGCGAAATGTACGTGGTCAAAAAAGGTGTCGAGCACAAGCCCAGCGCCGCACGCGAAGTGAAACTGCTGCTGATCGAGCCACGTGGCGTCCTCAACACCGGCGAGCAAACCAATGAGCGAACGGCGGTCAATGATGTGTGGATCTGACTGGGCCAGGCTCAATCGTATTCAGCTTCCTGGTGATCGCCTAACAACCGCCGCTGACGAGGTGTCGCGACAGCCAGGACCACAGGATTGAACTGCCAATTCAAATAAGGTGAAAATTTCTGCGCGACCATCCGCCGGCCATAGTGCACTTGGAGCATGTAACGCGTGCGGTCGGCGGTGCGGTTATCGCTACCGGCGTGCCATAACTCACTGCGCAGTACCAGCACATCACCCGCCCTGCACAGCACCGGCTGCGCGGGGCGCCCTTGCCACTGCGTTTCGCCCTTCACTGGCGCCCGGCCGGCTTTGTGGCTGCCCGCAATGACCTGGGTCGGGCTCAGGTCGATGTCGATGTCATCCAGGTAAAACTGCGCGGTAAAAACCTGCATCGGCAGTTCAAAGGCAGGGTCGGCCAACAGTTTTGGCGGCAACTCCATCACCAGGTAATCCAGATGCAACGGCGCCCCGGTAAAACCGGGATGGCAGCGCCAAGCCGTTTGGCCGACGACATGGCAATCATCGCCCAGGGCTGCATCGGCCAGTTCGATCACCCCGGCCATATCCAGGAGCGGCAGCCAGAACGGATCGCGATTGAACACACATTTGTAATGATCGATGACGCCGCTGTAGTCCCAATGCAGGGGCTTCAACTGGTCGATGGCATGGCGCAGGTCGGCGATCTGCCGGGCATCCAACACGCCCTGCATCAGGACGAAACCGTCCTTATGCAGGGCGTGCAGCTGCTCTTCAATCGACACGACACCACCTGCTTCAGGTGCGGAAGCGGCCGGTCAGTTCTGCCAGGTTTCTCGACAGGCTGGACAGCTGTTGGCTGGCCTGCATGCTCTGGGCAGAGTTCGCCGCCGCTTCGTTGGACAAGTCGCGGATGTCGGAGATGTTACGGGCGATCTCTTCGGTGACGCTGCTCTGCTCCTCACAGGCGTTGGCGATCTGCGCGGCCATGTCGTTGATCCGCTGGATCGAGCCACTGGTACCACTGAGCACCTGATCGACACCCGCGGCGCGCTCGACGCTGTCACGGGCCTTGCTGCTACCGACTTGCATGGCTTGCACGGCCTTGGCGACACCGCTTTGCAGGCGCTCGATACGCACCTGAATGTCCTTGGTCGAATCCTGGGTGCGCGCCGCCAGGGCCCTGACTTCGTCGGCCACCACTGCGAAACCGCGGCCTTGCTCGCCTGCCCGAGCCGCCTCGATGGCAGCGTTCAGCGCGAGCAGGTTGGTCTGTTCGGCAATGCCCCGGATGACCTCAAGCACGGCACCGATGCTGGAGGTTTCCTGGGCCAATGCCTCGATGGTGCCCGAAGCGCTCTCCACTTCCAAGGCCAACTGACGGATCGATTCAATGGTGCTGTTGACCACCTCGGTGCCGTCGCGAGACTGACTGCTGGCTTGCTGGGCGGCGTCCGAAGCGTTCACGGCATTGTGCGCCACCTCATGCACCGCAGCACTCATCTGGGTCGCGGCGGTACTGACCTGGTCGAGCGCCGCATGTTCGCTGCTGATCAGTTGATCATTGGTCGCCGCCATATTCGCCATGGCGCGCGCCGCGGCATCGACCTCCCCGGTCACCCGGCCCACTTCGGCAATCAACGGCTGCAGCTTATCGAGGAAGCGGTTGAACGCACTGCCAAGCTGGCCCAACTCATCAGCCGAACGCACCTCAAGACGGCCCTTCAGATCGCCACCGCCCTCGGCGATCTGTTCGACACGGTGCAGCAGTCGACGCATTGGACGCAGCACGACCATCGGCAAGGCAACGATCAGCAGGATGCAACCCAACAGACCCACCAACAAAATACCGCCCTGTTGCACTCCAACCGCCTGACCATGATCAATCGCCGCCTGCCCCTCGCGCTGCGATGCGTCGTCTTCCAGCTCACCCAACTTGTCGATGGCATCACGCATGATGTCGAACTTACTTTCGCCGTCACCAAAACTCAGCGCACTGGCGGCCTGCGGGTTGCTCGCAGCCTGCTCGACAACCTGCCGCGAAACCTGCGACCACTGTGCAAAACGATCATTGAACTGACTGACCAGCGCCAACGCCTCGGCACTCGGTTGCATCGCGGCATACTTCTGCACACGATCATAAGCTTGCTTC
The sequence above is drawn from the Pseudomonas sp. St316 genome and encodes:
- a CDS encoding glycosyltransferase family 2 protein, giving the protein MTEYPGADLQGRLALSLVIPVYNEVQSIDVFMARIDQVFAHEALVSLELVFVNDGSVDDTLMLLLERQKTDPRIRVVDLSRNFGKEAALSAGLQAARGQAVVPIDVDLQDPPEVILEMIAHWRNGAEVVLGHRINRDSDSWAKQVSANGFYRLHNKIADHKLPENVGDFRLMDRCVVEALQTLPESRRFMKGLFAWVGFRTTYVDYVRPERAAGESKFNGWRLWNFALEGITSFSTEPLRIWTYLGLCVSLVSFAFAIFIVLRTLVSGVDLPGYASLMVAVTFLGGLQLIGIGVLGEYLGRTYIESKRRPVFLVRRIYDAKD
- a CDS encoding DUF1508 domain-containing protein; protein product: MYFEIYRQTRGTPSTGKGQWRWRLRAGNHETIASGESYINKSDCLHVIGLIKNVQGETPVKEI
- a CDS encoding AraC family transcriptional regulator gives rise to the protein MTRSIHNRDWLVRAPESRKMERIEAYFSGHGYTTHRHDTYAIGITLSGVQSFNYRHSKRHSQPGGTIVLHPDEVHNCEAGTSEGVRYGMFYIEPSVIQHVLGGKPLPFIEGGLSSDPRLNIATRRLLNGLDHPLDPLEEEDAIYDVAQALDIAAGNRRGRRLIDYPAAERARLFIHDALDQVITLDDLVQASGRDRWSLSRDFRALYGTSPYRYITQRRLNEARRLVFHGMPLSEVALACDFFDQSHMTRLHTQAFGISPARWLKMLR
- a CDS encoding cupin domain-containing protein codes for the protein MTHYAPINFAQKYALFHEQWAPKVVAEMNDYQFKIVRLEGEFIWHTHADTDETFIVLEGELRIDFRDGAVTLGPGEMYVVKKGVEHKPSAAREVKLLLIEPRGVLNTGEQTNERTAVNDVWI
- a CDS encoding phytanoyl-CoA dioxygenase family protein, with the protein product MSIEEQLHALHKDGFVLMQGVLDARQIADLRHAIDQLKPLHWDYSGVIDHYKCVFNRDPFWLPLLDMAGVIELADAALGDDCHVVGQTAWRCHPGFTGAPLHLDYLVMELPPKLLADPAFELPMQVFTAQFYLDDIDIDLSPTQVIAGSHKAGRAPVKGETQWQGRPAQPVLCRAGDVLVLRSELWHAGSDNRTADRTRYMLQVHYGRRMVAQKFSPYLNWQFNPVVLAVATPRQRRLLGDHQEAEYD
- a CDS encoding methyl-accepting chemotaxis protein, with product MLRFFADLGFRWKITLPIAFLALLLVLMGWSGMRGIGQVTESSTQLTKRYLPAISLLLNADRDLYQAFVAERSLLGGNAGSHSEALRASHRDNLKQAYDRVQKYAAMQPSAEALALVSQFNDRFAQWSQVSRQVVEQAASNPQAASALSFGDGESKFDIMRDAIDKLGELEDDASQREGQAAIDHGQAVGVQQGGILLVGLLGCILLIVALPMVVLRPMRRLLHRVEQIAEGGGDLKGRLEVRSADELGQLGSAFNRFLDKLQPLIAEVGRVTGEVDAAARAMANMAATNDQLISSEHAALDQVSTAATQMSAAVHEVAHNAVNASDAAQQASSQSRDGTEVVNSTIESIRQLALEVESASGTIEALAQETSSIGAVLEVIRGIAEQTNLLALNAAIEAARAGEQGRGFAVVADEVRALAARTQDSTKDIQVRIERLQSGVAKAVQAMQVGSSKARDSVERAAGVDQVLSGTSGSIQRINDMAAQIANACEEQSSVTEEIARNISDIRDLSNEAAANSAQSMQASQQLSSLSRNLAELTGRFRT